In Triticum dicoccoides isolate Atlit2015 ecotype Zavitan unplaced genomic scaffold, WEW_v2.0 scaffold53052, whole genome shotgun sequence, one DNA window encodes the following:
- the LOC119346863 gene encoding uncharacterized protein LOC119346863, whose protein sequence is MYRYHNEYRSRYHTYKIDVVYVKYYAEISEKIKWITEYLHLERXSLQWIDKDTRAWRQALRIATGFPHMTVHLAAFAYNEYILEMDKDASLKDIGLLYFEIWRRVAKKNLSYMEAVKEVYEMDKFDVHKRRLDGELKGVPVIATIKEYTEEDKAQDVFRELSVSMHKIMNMAQYAQKKLDLADELKLDKGGGVVPLERPFEF, encoded by the exons ATGTACCGCTATCACAATGAGTACCGCTCACGTTATCATACATATAAAATTGATGTTGTTTATGTCAAGTACTATGCAGAAATTTCAGAGAAAATCAAG TGGATTACAGAGTATCTGCATCTGGAGCGCAN TTCACTTCAGTGGATAGACAAGGATACTAGAGCATGGAGGCAAGCATTGAGGATTGCAACTGGCTTTCCTCATATGACTGTTCATTTAGCTGCTTTTGCTTATAAT GAGTACATTCTTGAGATGGATAAGGATGCGTCCCTCAAGGACATAGGTCTTCTCTATTTTGAGATCTGGAGGCGTGTTGCTAAGAAAAAT TTAAGTTACATGGAAGCTGTGAAGGAAGTATATGAAATGGACAAGTTTGATGTACACAAAAGGAGACTAGATGGTGAGCTGAAAGGGGTTCCTGTCATTGCAACTATAAAAGAATAT ACCGAAGAGGATAAAGCTCAGGATGTGTTTAGGGAGTTATCTGTCAGTATG CATAAAATAATGAACATGGCTCAGTACGCTCAGAAGAAGTTGGATTTAGCAGATGAGCTGAAGTTGGACAAAGGG GGTGGAGTTGTTCCATTAGAAAGACCCTTCGAGTTCTGA